TGATGGGCCACGTGGGGCTCACGCCCCAGTCCGTGCATGCGATGGGTGGGTTTCGGGTCCAGGGTCGCAAGGAGGAAGCGGCGAATCGCGTGGTCGAGGACGCCAAGGCCTTGGAGCAAGCCGGCGTCTATTCCATCGTGCTGGAGGGGTTGCCGGCGGATCTCGGTCGCCGGATCACCGAGACCGTGGGGGTACCGACCATCGGCATCGGCGCCGGCCCCCACTGTGACGGTCAGGTCTTGGTCTGCTACGACTTCTTGGGCATGTACCGCGCCCTCAAGCCCAAGTTCGTCAAGCGCTTCGACGAGCTGGGGGAGCGCGTGGTGGACGCCACCCGCCGCTATGTGGACGAAGTGCAAGGTGGCGCATTTCCCAGCGCCGAGCACAGCTACGGCATGAAGGAACCGGGCGGTGCACCCACCGCAGCGGAAGCAGTGGTGGAGTCCGCGCCCCCGGTATACGGTCCCAAAGAGGGCTGATGGTGCAGGTCGTTCATACCGTCGCGGAGCTCCGGACGGCGTGTGACGCAGTGCGGGCGA
This portion of the Polyangiaceae bacterium genome encodes:
- the panB gene encoding 3-methyl-2-oxobutanoate hydroxymethyltransferase; its protein translation is MDNDKITVPQIRGRKNSGPKIAMLTAYDATFARLLDEGGADVLLVGDTLGMVVQGLPTTLPVTVDEICYHGRAVARAARRAHIVGDMPFMSFQVSSEKALEAAGHMMKTGGFEAIKLEGGQTVAEHVRRIVDAGIPVMGHVGLTPQSVHAMGGFRVQGRKEEAANRVVEDAKALEQAGVYSIVLEGLPADLGRRITETVGVPTIGIGAGPHCDGQVLVCYDFLGMYRALKPKFVKRFDELGERVVDATRRYVDEVQGGAFPSAEHSYGMKEPGGAPTAAEAVVESAPPVYGPKEG